Proteins encoded by one window of Chondromyces crocatus:
- a CDS encoding STAS domain-containing protein, translating to MNCDLEGEPLDPRLAELNSERDRLRAELQSLRDALHGEQRHAVHLLMGLPAGVCYLRGPEFVYDLANSRYFELTGSRSILGKPIREALPEITGQGFVDILTEVLQTGVPYAASDVPILLKSSEEGPLVEKWLDFTYQPVRSPTGAVEGILVLIVEVTEKVQERRKVELLNTERAALQQELIRAQQEALRELATPLVPLADGVIAMPLVGSVDAERAAQIMETLLRGVSEQSARIALLDVTGVRTVDETVAAALLRAARAVQLLGAEVVLTGLSPVISQTLVALGVDFSGITTLRSLQVGMAYALRAKEETGTARALGAWGSPRRGP from the coding sequence ATGAATTGCGATTTAGAGGGAGAACCGCTCGATCCGCGTCTCGCCGAGCTGAACTCGGAGCGGGATCGCCTTCGTGCGGAGCTGCAGTCCTTGCGTGACGCGCTGCACGGCGAGCAGCGCCACGCGGTCCATCTGCTGATGGGGCTACCGGCGGGCGTGTGTTACCTGCGTGGCCCCGAGTTCGTCTACGACCTGGCCAACAGCCGTTACTTCGAGCTCACCGGCAGCCGCTCGATCCTGGGGAAGCCGATTCGCGAGGCCTTGCCCGAGATCACGGGCCAGGGATTCGTGGACATCCTGACCGAGGTCTTGCAGACCGGCGTGCCTTACGCCGCCTCGGATGTCCCCATCCTCCTCAAGTCGAGCGAGGAGGGGCCACTCGTGGAGAAATGGCTCGATTTCACCTACCAGCCGGTGCGCTCTCCGACAGGGGCCGTCGAGGGCATCCTCGTCCTCATCGTCGAGGTGACCGAGAAGGTCCAGGAGCGGCGCAAGGTCGAGCTGCTCAACACCGAGCGCGCGGCGCTGCAGCAGGAGCTGATCCGCGCCCAGCAAGAGGCACTTCGCGAGCTGGCGACGCCTCTGGTTCCGCTCGCAGATGGTGTCATCGCCATGCCCCTGGTCGGCAGCGTCGATGCAGAGCGCGCCGCGCAGATCATGGAGACCCTTCTCCGAGGTGTCTCCGAGCAGAGCGCGCGGATCGCCCTGCTCGACGTGACGGGCGTGCGCACGGTGGACGAGACGGTCGCTGCGGCCCTGCTTCGAGCCGCAAGGGCCGTGCAGCTCCTCGGCGCCGAGGTGGTCTTGACCGGACTCAGCCCGGTGATTTCCCAGACGCTGGTCGCACTGGGCGTCGACTTCTCCGGGATCACCACGCTTCGCTCGCTCCAGGTGGGCATGGCGTACGCGCTGCGTGCGAAAGAGGAGACGGGAACTGCGCGTGCGCTCGGCGCCTGGGGCTCTCCGAGGCGAGGCCCCTGA
- a CDS encoding fatty acid desaturase family protein produces MSIEEVRANATDVQSGAGTLPPFVSTKKPGPAPARVDPPSSTDEGLPSVEASPSPFARKEAFARELLDLRKELEASIGPEDLEHLRKMQWWGRGCSALGYATAWIAPNPISALLIAQGNTARWTMVTHHIAHRGYDRVPDVPEHQTGRGFAVGWRRFLDWPDWIHPDAWRHEHNALHHGNTGETSDPDLVEENMEWLRQSDLPLVAKHAIVAFFACTWKLTYYAPNTFLEWRRVQRRRAGEQDDGTPIRLISAFDPFTEEGRSFWATCVLPYAGLRFGALPALFSPLGPWAVGSVFLNSVFAEVLTNIQSFILIGPNHAGEDLYRFEGRAKSHSEFSVRQVIGSVNYATGSDVVDFFHGFLNYQIEHHLWPHLPMRQYQRAQPRVKAICEKYGVPYVQEGVLRRAKKMVDIMVGRASMRTVDPAGAR; encoded by the coding sequence ATGTCGATCGAAGAGGTCCGGGCGAACGCCACGGACGTCCAGTCCGGAGCGGGCACGCTTCCTCCCTTCGTCAGCACCAAGAAGCCAGGCCCTGCTCCGGCGCGCGTCGACCCTCCCTCGTCGACCGACGAGGGTCTCCCGAGCGTCGAGGCCTCGCCCTCTCCCTTCGCCAGGAAGGAGGCTTTCGCGCGGGAGCTGCTCGACCTCCGGAAGGAGCTGGAGGCGTCGATCGGCCCCGAGGACCTTGAGCACCTCCGCAAGATGCAGTGGTGGGGCAGGGGATGCTCGGCGCTCGGCTACGCGACCGCGTGGATCGCACCCAACCCGATCTCGGCGCTGCTCATCGCGCAGGGCAACACGGCGCGCTGGACGATGGTGACCCACCACATCGCGCACCGCGGCTACGACCGGGTGCCCGACGTACCCGAGCACCAGACGGGGCGCGGCTTCGCCGTGGGGTGGCGTCGCTTCCTCGACTGGCCGGACTGGATCCACCCCGACGCCTGGCGGCACGAGCACAACGCGCTCCACCACGGGAACACGGGCGAGACCTCCGACCCCGATCTGGTGGAGGAGAACATGGAGTGGCTCCGCCAGTCGGACCTGCCCCTCGTGGCCAAGCACGCGATCGTGGCGTTCTTCGCCTGCACCTGGAAGCTCACCTACTACGCACCCAACACGTTCCTGGAGTGGCGGCGCGTGCAGCGGCGTCGCGCGGGAGAGCAGGACGATGGCACCCCGATCCGCTTGATCTCCGCCTTCGACCCGTTCACCGAGGAGGGGCGTTCCTTCTGGGCGACCTGCGTGCTGCCGTATGCTGGGCTCCGCTTCGGGGCGCTCCCGGCGCTGTTCTCCCCGCTCGGTCCATGGGCCGTGGGGAGCGTCTTTCTCAACAGCGTGTTCGCCGAGGTGCTCACGAACATCCAGAGCTTCATCCTGATCGGCCCGAACCACGCGGGAGAGGATCTCTACCGCTTCGAGGGGCGGGCGAAGAGTCACTCCGAGTTCTCGGTGCGGCAGGTGATCGGGTCGGTGAACTATGCGACCGGCAGTGACGTGGTCGACTTCTTCCACGGCTTCCTCAACTACCAGATCGAGCATCACCTCTGGCCGCACCTGCCCATGCGCCAGTACCAGCGGGCGCAGCCCCGGGTGAAGGCCATCTGCGAGAAGTACGGCGTCCCTTACGTGCAAGAGGGGGTGCTGCGGCGCGCGAAGAAGATGGTCGACATCATGGTGGGGCGCGCCTCGATGCGGACCGTGGACCCGGCCGGCGCGCGCTGA
- a CDS encoding NAD-dependent epimerase/dehydratase family protein yields MGVILITGFAGGLARDVAGRLVAAGHGVVGVDYREAPPMDGVTLYRASYDKTAIEDVFRKHAFDAVLHLGRVGNLSQEIERRFELNVLGTQKILNLCRAHGVGSLVVLSTFHIYGAHPRNHTPISEADPLRAGYEFPEIADAIQLDNMATTWIYQHPEVRVVVLRPTNVVGPSIRNSMSSLLRLPRVPHLAGFNPMTQFIHQDDLGAAIEAAMKGSARGVFNVTGDDVVPWRTALDLAGARSFPIPSSLVTLYLKTISAFPEYLVNFFKFPCVLTGRAFRETFGWSAQIDLPRTLASTREQRTIN; encoded by the coding sequence GTGGGTGTCATTCTGATCACGGGTTTCGCCGGGGGGCTCGCACGAGACGTGGCGGGCCGCCTCGTGGCCGCGGGACATGGCGTCGTTGGCGTCGATTACCGAGAAGCGCCTCCGATGGACGGCGTGACCCTGTACCGCGCGAGCTACGACAAGACCGCCATCGAAGACGTCTTCCGCAAGCACGCCTTCGACGCGGTGCTCCACCTCGGCCGGGTCGGCAATCTCTCTCAGGAGATCGAGCGCCGCTTCGAGCTGAACGTCCTGGGGACGCAGAAGATCTTGAACCTCTGCCGCGCGCACGGCGTCGGATCGCTCGTGGTGCTCTCGACGTTCCACATCTACGGCGCCCACCCGCGCAACCACACGCCCATCTCCGAGGCGGACCCGCTGCGCGCCGGCTACGAGTTCCCCGAGATCGCCGACGCGATCCAGCTCGACAACATGGCGACCACCTGGATCTACCAGCACCCCGAGGTGCGCGTCGTGGTGCTCCGCCCGACGAACGTCGTGGGCCCGTCGATCCGGAACAGCATGAGTTCTCTCCTCAGGCTCCCTCGCGTCCCGCACCTGGCCGGCTTCAACCCGATGACCCAGTTCATCCACCAGGACGATCTCGGCGCGGCCATCGAGGCTGCGATGAAGGGCAGCGCTCGCGGCGTCTTCAATGTGACGGGCGACGACGTCGTCCCCTGGCGCACGGCGCTCGACCTCGCCGGCGCGCGCTCGTTCCCCATCCCGTCGAGCCTGGTGACGCTCTACCTCAAGACGATCTCGGCGTTCCCGGAGTATCTCGTCAATTTCTTCAAGTTCCCCTGCGTCCTCACGGGGCGAGCGTTCCGCGAGACGTTCGGCTGGTCCGCGCAGATCGACCTCCCACGGACCCTGGCGAGCACGCGCGAGCAGCGCACCATCAATTGA